The DNA window ctgcagaaggaaaaGGTACATTCTCAGGAAATCCATGCAAACATGGgaataacatgcaaactcacaGAGAGCTGAGGGTACGAATGAAACGCACATTGTTTCTCACTGAGCCACTGTATTGGCCTACTGTCATGCAGTACGATGGTATGAATGCAAAAGTGTAGAAAAATGATAATTCCTGTACTTACTTGAAAACAATCTACAGACCAAAGTTAACCAAATAATCAGATACATTcctaaataaaattacatgcaaTGTATAAAAGAATTCATTGTAATACTTCTTCTGTGAATTCTTTGTCCCTGTTACTAACAATTGTATACATATGTTGCCGTCCCTCATCTCGTGTGAGATGGTATTTTCCATCTGTTCAGTTTGAAGCTTGATGTATTACTCTGACAGTGACATTACGACAATGCATTAAACTGCCATATTTAATCACCTTATTAAACATCCATACCATAGGCTATTTCTGAGGCAGGAAGTTGAACGAGCAAGTCATTAACCGCTATAATTACAGCGCTTTCCAACATCGCCGCCCGCTGTGGAGCGAAAAACTATAATCACAGACTTATTTTAAATGTCGCTGAGGCTCACAGAAAGGGTTATGGGCCCATCCTGAACCCAGACGAATGCAGCAGCACCAAACCACGATCAGGACGACTGGGCCCCTCAGAAACTCGAGGCCAATCAGAAAGTCACTTCCTGAAGAAGTAAAAATAAGCTTCCAATAAAAAAATGCTGCACGTTTGTCACATGTGCCACAAAGTAAACAAACTACATATAGATGACACTGCACACATCTGTCTTACAATTGCTTTTCCTGAGCAGTTTTGGGGGACCACAGGAAATacagacattttaaatcaaactATACAATTTGTTGACTTtgttacatttaattttttttgccgATACTTTGATCTAAAGTGATGTACATTTtttgagaaggcagggtcagtcagtccctggagcaattgtgTTTAAGGGCGTTTCTCAAGGGTGCAACGGTGAAATCGCTCTGctgaccacgggatttgaaccaacgaccttccaatcacaagtAAATCACCGTAACCCTCTGAGCCACAAACCGCCCCTATCATTCAGCAGGAGTAACCTCCAAACCTTTAAGTCAAAGAACCATGAAATGTTTCCTAACATCCCCAGAGACAAGCCGGGGCGTGAGGACAAGGAGAAACACCTCTCTGGAGGCCACTGCAGCATTCCAGATGATCCTAAATCCAACATGCTCTGTTCCCCGCGATACCAGTGAATCTGATGAGATTGGATCGACCTGGACGGCCGCAGATTGCCGCACTTTTGTCCAGGCTTGGTGGTCACAAATTAGGGGCTTTTCATGCCGCCCCCGTAAGCCTGAACCCTGTAATTAATGTAATCCCACACACAGTGATGCTGTTGTGTTTAATGAGGACATGGGCAGGACACAAGGCCGCACGAGCTACTGCTCCCTGCCAACTCAGCCACGAGCTAATTATCACCCTTATAAATGTCCAGAATCCTATAAAAACTCATTTTACGCTTCCTTTTGGCAGTCCGACCTACTTGCTCCCTCGAAATCCTCAGGGAAAACAGAACGGAGAATTGAACACCAGAACAGAGAACTCGGTCAACTCTACAAGTAGGTCTAAGACGTTCGGCGTCTTTAGCAAGTCGTACCTCAGTGCATGAGTATAACATTGTCAGTTGTTTTTGGTTCATGCAGCCTGAAAAATGAAGATTCCAGCACTGATGATCTTCACTTTTATCGTCCTTCAAGTGAGTAACTAGGGATGATACGGGAATCATGTCATGGGTGCAGAGAAGAGTCTTTTTGTTTGGGCCGGGAAACTTACCATTACTCTCTTTCACTTCTAGGTCAGTTTTGGGAAGGTAGGTCCATTCATTCTCATCATCTGTGAGATGAAAGGTGTGATCACGTATGCCGGTGATATACAATGGGGCTGAAATGCGGGAATCTGTATAGATGTAAACCAAATGGACCTTCTTGCTCAGAAACTCAGACTGCTCCCAGGATTCAACGGGGGAATGGTGCCAGGGGTTCTGAGCCCAGGGTACATGATGGGGGGGCCTCAACCCCCCATGATCAACATGGGAGGGGGATACCTCCAACCCCAGTACCCTCAGGTGAGTATCCCAGCCACGGGCCTTAATGAGACACTTGTTAATGATGCTTTTGTCCGAAGCTACTTCTAGTAGAGGAAAGTAATACAATTCATGTGTGCTTCCTGGcacttgaaccaacaacctttgtGTTGCTGCACAATCACAATATGTTACTTGTTGAGCAACAGGAGCTACAAATTGTCTTATTAATGGCTCTGCAGTTCATAAATAATCCATCATGTTTGCAGTTATGATGTCACAAAATTAGGTCATGTAAGTGCTTCTATAATGGATGACTTTGCTTATTGCTTGAGATCCTGCCTCTTTGTAGATGCTTCCGGGCGTTCCACTATCACCCATGATCCCATCTCAACCCTACGGCATTCCTTATGCTCCCAATGGACTCCCACAACAACAGTTGCCTTATATGGTTCCCTTCAACCCGAATCCCAGTTTGCCGCTGCAACAGCCACTGCCGGGACAGATGGTCTCTCCGGCCAATGGGGTAAATCTATGTGTTGCTATGCACAGCCTGTATCCAATCAAAAATCAGTCACTGCACCTACTATATCAGGTACAATTTTGTCCTTTCAGGGATCCCCGAACTATCCCAGTGCACCGCAACCAAACTTTCTACGAGAAGCCAACCCAGCCCAGCAGCAAGCTACAGTAATTCAAACTGACACTTCCTCTTTCCTTTGAGGGCTCTAGTCAAACTTTATGAAGATCACAAACCTCTTTGTAATAATCGTTATAACAGTCTTggtttaattgcattttttctAGTTAATTCAATAAGATCACTCTGTAATCTTACAGACGTAATGTATGTAATCTAACCGCGTACCATTTAAGCAATTATGCAGGATTGCGGAATGGAATATCATTCTCAACATGTGAACGCACTTTCTACACAGATATATTTGGCTAAATCATAATTGGAATTAAActgaaactgattttttaagtGAGGGGATTAAATAATTCTCAGGGCAGTGCATGAGAGGAACTGCCCATTCGATGTTAAAGTTATAGCTGAAATCTCCATGCACAGGGAGCTCCAGGCTGGGATGGGGTTCGGATGGGACAGCAGGCCATGACCGCAGCTCCACGTACGCGGATATATAAGGTAAGATGGACTCAGAGGAGGTTGTCCTTCACTGTGAACGATGAGCCATTTCAACTGCTCTGTTTAATGACTAGGATTATAATAATGCTTTATTGACAAGGAATGTGTAGAATAAATATTATCAAAGCATAAATACCTAGCTACCTGTGATGGCAGAGGTGCCCCACCACTTGGAGCTAATGCTAAATGGTAACCACTAGTGAtgaatgctaacatgctaaatGGTAACCACTAGTGAtaaatgctaacacgctaaaTGGTAACCGTGAGCAGAAATTGATGCCCAGAATTCCTTGTTTCACTCC is part of the Paramormyrops kingsleyae isolate MSU_618 chromosome 25, PKINGS_0.4, whole genome shotgun sequence genome and encodes:
- the LOC111837444 gene encoding uncharacterized protein, coding for MQPANGVPPLFAVVPQGGLQFPVLNPGQMIQILPLGAGNTIMQPMMGAQGAGNAARMVKRSAPADSVPTPGPVEPETFPVPHARPSLAEVLKSDLLAPSKSSGKTERRIEHQNRELGQLYNLKNEDSSTDDLHFYRPSSQFWEETQTAPRIQRGNGARGSEPRVHDGGASTPHDQHGRGIPPTPVPSDASGRSTITHDPISTLRHSLCSQWTPTTTVALYGSLQPESQFAAATATAGTDGLSGQWGIPELSQCTATKLSTRSQPSPAASYRSSRLGWGSDGTAGHDRSSTYADI